A stretch of the Archaeoglobus neptunius genome encodes the following:
- the thiE gene encoding thiamine phosphate synthase translates to MIEKMRVYFITDSRFGKHEELAIKALEGGVRTVQLREKKRSAREIYETAKRMRAITHDYDALLIINDRVDIALAVNADGVHIGQEDLPPESVRDVFDGIIGVSAHTVEEALRAEMCADYLGVGPVFMTRTKRDAREPIGIEGLKRIVDATKVPVIAVGGIDESNAVEVLRTGVAGIAVVSAIAGGKDVEGAARTLVNVSANYDYEVVRKN, encoded by the coding sequence ATGATTGAAAAAATGCGCGTGTACTTCATAACCGACTCAAGGTTCGGTAAACATGAAGAACTTGCCATAAAAGCACTGGAGGGCGGTGTCAGAACAGTACAGCTAAGAGAGAAAAAGAGGTCTGCGAGAGAGATTTACGAAACTGCTAAAAGGATGAGGGCGATAACCCATGATTACGATGCATTGCTGATAATTAACGACAGGGTCGACATAGCTCTGGCAGTAAATGCGGATGGAGTCCACATTGGGCAGGAAGACCTGCCGCCAGAGTCAGTCAGGGACGTTTTTGATGGCATTATAGGAGTTTCAGCCCATACAGTTGAGGAGGCCTTAAGGGCAGAGATGTGCGCAGACTACCTCGGCGTCGGCCCCGTTTTCATGACAAGAACCAAAAGGGATGCAAGAGAGCCTATTGGAATTGAAGGTCTTAAAAGAATCGTGGACGCCACGAAGGTTCCTGTAATCGCTGTAGGGGGGATTGATGAGAGCAATGCAGTCGAGGTTCTCAGAACCGGTGTGGCAGGGATTGCTGTTGTATCGGCAATAGCCGGTGGAAAGGATGTGGAGGGGGCAGCGAGGACACTAGTTAATGTTTCAGCTAATTATGACTATGAGGTGGTTAGAAAAAATTAA
- a CDS encoding class I SAM-dependent methyltransferase — MLKGKLSDEEIRMVRRSFEIIGDVVIIDIPDEILHRRKEIVAAILARHKHVKTILRKVGEVDGVYRVAKYEPVYGGETETIVKEHGCRFAVDPTKAYYSVKLSGERERIARQVRKGERVLVMFAGVGPYPIVIAKLARPKEVIGIELNPAAVDYFRKNIRLNKVEEVVSVIEGDVEDVVPGLPGKFDRVVMPAPYSAENFIHLLKGKVTDGSIIHYYTFESENIENRLSEIVARKFREHGINVDVIKIKKCGNFAPYVNRYVADVEVKF; from the coding sequence TTGCTCAAAGGAAAGTTGAGCGACGAGGAAATCAGGATGGTAAGAAGAAGTTTCGAGATAATCGGTGATGTCGTGATCATCGACATCCCTGATGAGATACTGCATCGCAGGAAGGAGATCGTGGCTGCCATTTTGGCGAGACACAAGCACGTCAAAACAATTCTGAGGAAGGTGGGAGAGGTTGATGGCGTATACAGGGTGGCCAAATACGAGCCAGTATATGGTGGAGAGACCGAAACAATTGTGAAAGAGCACGGATGCCGATTTGCAGTTGACCCGACAAAGGCCTATTACTCGGTTAAACTTTCGGGGGAGAGAGAAAGGATTGCCAGGCAGGTGAGGAAAGGAGAGAGGGTTCTTGTGATGTTTGCAGGGGTTGGGCCCTACCCGATTGTTATTGCAAAGCTTGCAAGACCGAAGGAAGTTATTGGAATAGAATTGAACCCCGCAGCGGTCGATTACTTCCGCAAAAATATCAGGCTGAACAAGGTCGAGGAGGTTGTCAGTGTTATTGAAGGGGATGTGGAGGATGTTGTTCCGGGTCTTCCAGGAAAATTTGACAGGGTGGTTATGCCCGCCCCATATTCGGCAGAAAATTTCATCCATCTGCTTAAGGGAAAGGTGACGGATGGCAGCATCATCCACTACTACACTTTCGAAAGCGAAAATATCGAAAACAGGCTTTCTGAAATTGTTGCCAGGAAATTCAGGGAACACGGCATCAATGTAGATGTAATAAAAATAAAGAAGTGTGGAAACTTTGCACCTTATGTAAACAGATACGTGGCGGACGTTGAAGTAAAGTTTTAA